The Plectropomus leopardus isolate mb unplaced genomic scaffold, YSFRI_Pleo_2.0 unplaced_scaffold10659, whole genome shotgun sequence genome contains a region encoding:
- the bean1 gene encoding protein BEAN1, producing MKRNRFLVCRKVKYQHLLVLPELHANIRARGNKMISTAVLTLPFCSCLHSYDECVGPGSTQIYIPTDDPPPYSLLDPCQRGAEQEEQPEHSGLDPSPYCGETSVSGAWFSPSHYPLGLQEHEHIASISFPLEAAPPYESVLAEQPLPLMPCDV from the coding sequence ATGAAACGTAACAGattcctggtttgcagaaaagtgaAATACCAACATTTGCTCGTGCTGCCTGAGCTGCACGCCAACATTCGAGCCAGAGGGAACAAAATGATTTCGACCGCAGTTCTgactttgcctttttgttcCTGTCTCCATAGTTACGATGAGTGTGTTGGACCAGGTTCGACTCAGATCTACATCCCGACAGATGACCCTCCTCCGTACTCCCTGTTGGACCCGTGTCAGAGAGGGgcggagcaggaggagcagcccGAGCACTCCGGTCTGGATCCTTCGCCGTACTGCGGAGAGACCTCGGTCAGCGGCGCCTGGTTCTCCCCCTCCCACTACCCGCTGGGACTACAGGAGCACGAGCACATCGCATCCATCTCCTTCCCGCTGGAGGCGGCGCCCCCCTACGAGTCCGTGTTGGCGGAGCAGCCCCTCCCCCTCATGCCATGTGACGTTT